Part of the Zingiber officinale cultivar Zhangliang chromosome 8A, Zo_v1.1, whole genome shotgun sequence genome, GAAACATGGTACACTACATCACAGATGCTAGTCTCTAGCTTAAGCAGCCTTTTATCTTTGTTGATTAGGCGACCCAATTGACTAGAAACAAATTTGAAATATATagtgaatattgatgtatttcatgatgaccatcatatgtaccaccacatctcactatagtatattcaaggaCTTTATTTATGCATATAGTAtgggtataaagataaagtaatgtcaaactgaattgaattatattaaaataaaggttgTTTATTTACAAGAGTCCATAAACCCTAGCCAACAGTTGGCTTTGTAGGGCACCTACTCTAACAAACTCCCACTTGCCCTAATGCCAACTACTCACTAGTTTTAAACCCATCAGTTCGTGATGTTTTTCAAATGATGGTCCTAGCAAGGGCTTTGTAAGTGGATCAGAAATATTATCTACAAGGGAAACTTTCTCAACTGTAATGTCACCTCTTCCCACAATCTCTCGGATGATGTGGAACTTTCTCAATATATGTTTGGACCGATGATGAGATCTTGGTTCCTTTGCTTGTGCAATAGCACCAGTGTTGTCACAGTGAACCGGTGTTGGATCAACTCCATTTGGAATAACACCAAGATCTTAGATGAAATTTCtaatccaaactgtctcctttgatGCTTCTGAAGCTGCAATGTATTTTGCCTCTGTGGTGGAATCCACAATTGTGTCTTGTTTAGAACTCTTCCAAGAGACCGCATCACCATTCAATGTGAATACATATCTAGAGGTTGATTTTGAATCATCCACATCTGATTAGAAGCTAGAGTCAAGATAGCCTTCCAATTTTAATTCGCCAACCTCATATGTCATGAACAAAttcttagtccttcgtaagtacttaagaatatcttTCATAGCTTTCCAGTGTAATAGACCGGGGTTTGACTGATATCGGCTCGTGACATTCAGAATGTATGTTATATCAGGTCTTGTAGATATCATACTATACATAATACTACCAATGACAGAAGCATAGGGAATGCGTGTCATCATCACTATCTCTTTGTCTATCTTAGGGCACATAGACTTGGATAAAGTTATACCATGACACATTGGTAAATATTCTCTCTTAGATTCTTCCATTAAGAATCTTCTAAGTATGGTATCTATATATGTGGATTGGGTTAGCCCCAGCATCCTCTTTGATCTATCTCTACAGATCTGTATTCCCAATATATAAGATGCTTCACCAAAATCCTTCATGGAGAATCTACTGGCTAACCATACTTTTGTTGACTGAAGCATTCCTACATCATTCCCAACGAGTagaatgtcatcaacatatagtaTTAGAAATATTACTACGCTTCCACTAACCTTCTTATACACACATGGTTCCTccggatttttaataaaattaaactgtCTAATTGTATCATCAAATATGAGGTTCCAACTTCTTGATGCTTGATTGAGACCATAAATTGATCTCTGAAGTTTGCATACTTTATGCTCACTTCCCACAAATGTGAAGCCTTCAGGCTGAGACATGTAAATCTATTCCTTAATATCACCATTAAGAAACGTCGTCTtcacatccatctaccatatctcatagttatACCATGCAGCTATGGCAAGCAATATTCGAATGGACTTAAGCTTTGtgactggtgaaaaagtttcatcataatcaattcCTTGTCTTTGATTATATCCTTTTGCCACCAATCCAGCTTTGAAGGTCAATACCTTTCCATCAACTCTAAGTTTCCTCTTGTAAATCCATTTACATCCTATGAGAACGATTCCTTCAAGTGGATCCACTATTGACCAAACATGGTTTGAGTACATGGAGTCCATTTCGGatttcatggcttctagccattgcaTCGAGTTGATATCAGATATCGCCTCCTTAAAGGATCTCGGATCACATCCATGATTAAGATCATCCTGATTTCCTTCAAGGAGTAGATCATACCTCACAGGTAGTCTTGAGACCCTATTTGATCTCCTTAAAGTGTGTACTTGTTCTACTGTTATTGGGGTGTGGGCTCTATTATATTAGTGTGGAATCGTCTTGAACCTCTTCGACTTCTATCATCTCACCTTTTCtatctaatagaaactccttctctaAGAAGTTGACATTTCTTGAAACAAATACTTCTATGTTCTTGGGATTATAGAAATAATATCCAACATAGTTCTTTGGATATCCCGCAAAATAACACAAAGTAGATCTACTATCCAGTTTGTCTCCCACTGCCTgcttcacataagcaggacatcccCATATTTTCAAGTATGAatacttgggggggggggggggttccatCCATATTTCATATGGTGTCTTTTCTACTATTTTTGTATGAACTTTATTCAACAACATTGCCACAGTTTCGAGTGCATAGCCCCAAAACGATGGCGGTAAATTAGTTAATCTCATCATAGATCGAACCATGTCAATCATCGTTCGATTATGACATTCTGCTACACCATTAAGCTGTGGTGTTACAGGAGGAGTCTACTGTGAGAGAATCCTGTTGGGACCCCAAGGAGTTTTGATGTgaacaaacaagttaagttaggtcctatttagtttaatccttgtgtctaagtgtgccaGGAGCTTAAGAGTACatgaagttgagcggaagacacgactagcgagaaggacgacacagggagagagccgacgggctcggtgcgtccgagggacgaggttccatggaagagtacaccggtggacgagaagaacatacgccacgttcgagggatgagaaaccaggggggaaggctgcttgaggagaaggccggaacttgcattcgagtgagccctattctgaatggctaagatcacccaagctagcatagctggagcggaagacccagaccgagacgagctgaaccggagcagagggaccGGACcgtaaaaagtcaacaaagttgacttatgTGGTCCGGGCACTCAAAATCATTTCGGGCACCCGGGACCTTATTTGAGTCCGGGCACTCGGAACCCAAACTTTATCAACGATGATGTGGACGTTGACTGACGCAttgggggatagaattctatcccccaggcacccggaacccttccagacgctctgaacagtgctataaatataacactggtTTCAACAGTTAGATCAagaacttgtaatccatttctatTTGCTCTATTTCTCTTTGTGTGTTGTTAacgctataagaggctactccatccgaaggagatcttcatataGTGCGCtttattctccttggattaacaatcttctgattgcaaatcaagtaactcctttgtgtctatTTCCTGTTTAATTagtctcattttttttattacaagtattcttaatttagctacaagtcgagaaagggataatttatttttcatggtaattcacccctcctctcttgccgacctccaaagggaccaacaagtggtatcagagtaaggacgcttcagaaggactaaccatcgaccgaagcaaagcaaccaatggtcagaccaagcatggttccaccaaaattcaagggagacttcgcacactggaaacgtcgtatggaggtattcctgaaaatcgattttgaatttcatttaataataaaatatgattttgtacctcctacgaatcaaaatggagaggaaaaagaagaaagtctttggacgaagaaagagcaaAACGATTCCGTAGAAAATAACCGGGCGGAATATCACTTGCTAAGCGTAttgccacctcaagaagtcaaccgcatcggaagctactcatcggccaaagaactctgggaaaaattcctggaactacatgaaggCACATTCAAAGCCAAGCTTGCAAGAAGAGATATACTTCAGAACAAACTGACGAATATCTGTCTTGaaagaggtgagaaagtagccgatctacacgcaaaggtaaaagaattaATTACGAGACTCGAGAACCTCTGTGAAacagtaaccaaccgggacaccaTACACTATGCACTCAACGACATTCCCAAAACTCTAGAATGAACCTCAATAatagacgcctactacatctcaaacgacttggaggtaagtaccctagaggattttttctactcttgaattacatgaaaccagatgtgcagggatGTCAAAAGACTCAAGTCAAATTATGGTGCTAAATACAACCAAGAAGGATaaacccgagtcagattcagaagaagatcaagaagcttatatggtaaggaatttcaaaaaattctttatatctaataaatttaaagaaatgtagaataagaaaaatctaagaaatagaagaagggttcgttgctaccagtgtcaaaagaaaggacacttaaaagaggattgcctagaactcaagaaggataaagtcaagatacccaaaaagcacaagaatctaaaagaaaATTGGGACGACAGTTCATCGTTTGAGTCCAAAATATAAGAATATGccagactagcactgatggcaagatatgaagggcaaagtacatcagaaggcaacatcgatgaaggaggagcgacTTTAGATGAAAGCAACGAAgtagggggagagtcaggcttcaagtctgatatggtaagtgaggtatgtttcttacctcctgatcagctttattaTGGTATTAAGTCAATGGTAAAATCcatgtacaaattaaaaagtaaaaaataataaattaaaaaatgataacttagaaataaaaagaattttagcaaaatcatgtctattaGAAGATCTTGATAAAGTAagacttgaaaatgataaattaaaagaagaaatcgaaaacttgaaaaattctatttgttcaaatatttctgcttttagaaattatagagaattaaactggtactataggtttcacaaaagtcaaatcagaaaaatatcaaaagcctatatacctagaaaatatctgattaaccctgtaggaagaaacctctattgggtaccaaaaatttgtttaatttaaatataaaattagacctagcactttcagtgagaaaatgaaacatttaatttctttatgaggctttgtctagaaagtggttgttgctccaataaccaagaagacctagtgcctcgccactgcctagaagccaagtattgaaataaagagtttaattgactaactgaaaaagtattgaATTGAAATTACTTAGTGCTTTAAAGGGTTATGCAATgtgttttagaaaatattttcaaacaataTCTATGTTAGCAAAAACTTaggaaatttttaatattatttttgttaaaattatttattcCTTAGACTTGTCAAGGAACCCTATTTTTGTATGTaatcaaaaggggagaagaatgttaagtctagggggaggtgtatttaaaatattttcattaaaaaatcTTATTTATACTTATTTGCAAAATTATCTGTTTTTTCATTATGTTTGTTTTACTCtatcttaacttaggttgctcacattaaaaagggagagattgttgaaaccccaaggagttttgatgtgatcaaacaagttaagttaggtcctgtttagtttaacccttgtgtctaactgtgcagaagcttaggagcacaagaagtcgagcgaaagacgcggctagtgagaaggacgacacagggagagagccgacgggctcggtgcgtccaaggggcgagatgccgcggaagagtacaccggtggatgagaagaacgtatgcgacgttcaagggacaaaaaactggggaggaaggctgctcgaggagaaggtcggaacttgagttcaggtgagccctattccggttggtcgagatcacccaagctagcagagccggagcggaagacccggaccgagatgagctgaatCGAAGGAAAGGGACCGAActacaaaaagtcaacaaagttgactttatggtccgggcgcccggaatcattcTCGGCGCCCGGGACCTTATTTgtgtccgggcgcttggaaccctttcgggcgcccggaacccaaactTTATCAGCGATGATGTGGGCGCTGACCGacgcgttggggatagaattttatcccccctaggcacccagaacccttccaggtgccccgaacagtgctataaatatagcactcgTTTCAACAGTTAGATCAAGAACTTGCAATCCATTTCTGTTTGCTCTATTTCCTTTTGTGTGatgttaacgctgtaagaggctacttcgcccaaaggagatcttcagatagtgcgcttcattctccttggattagcattcttctgattacaaaccaagtaactcctttgtgtttatttcctatttaattagtctcttttttttattataagtATTCTTAAtttagctataagtcgagaaaaggttaatttatttttcagggcaattcacccctcctctcttgccggccgccaaagggaccaacaaatcCTATTCTCTTTTAGATAGTCCTTAGACTTTATTctcaagtattctccacctcgatctgatcgaagtttCTTAATACTTTTTCCCAGTTGTTTTTCTACTTCATTTCTAaactctttaaacttttcaaaagattcaaacttatatttcatCAAATATATATACCCATACCGTGAATAGTCattagtaaaagtaatgaagtagtaaTGGCCATATTTTGTGCTAACACTTAATGGACCACACACATCAGTATGGATCAAATCCAACATATCATGCGCACATTCCACTTGACCTTTAAAAGGTGtcttagttatttttcctttcagacaggattcacaagttggtagGGAATTTATGTCTGATGAATCAAACAATCATTCACTTACTAACTTAGTCATCTTTCTTTGAGAAATATGACAGTCTAGCATGTCATATGTGTGCTTGATTTGTATTATCTTCTTTTCTTTGTTGTTGATTGTGCTTGTATACTGTTTACTAGAATATCTTTCAATTTTAAGTTATAGAGATCATTTTCTAATTCACCAGTCTCAATCAAACATTCATCCTTGTAAATATTGCAAATACCTTTTGCAAATAGACAAGAATAACCACATCTATCaagcatagaaatagaaataatatttttaactaagtctGGAACAAATAAAACATATCTTAAATACAACTTAAAATTATTGCTAAAGATTAAAGTAATGTCTCCTATAGCTTTTGCAGCAACTCTTGCTCCGTTCCCAAGTCTCAAGAAGGCCTCACCCTCTCTGAGTCCTTTACTTCTTGTCATCATCTGCAAATCATTGCAAAGATGAGAACCACAACcagtatccaatacccaagaagtagAGTTAATAGAGACATTAACTTCTATGTAGAGCATACCTTTGCCAGAACGCTTCTGAGCAATATATTCCTTACAATTGTGCCTCCAATGTCCAGTCTTATTTGCAGTGAAAACAAATATGTTCTGACTGATTAGGCTTTTTGGGCCTTGACTTCTTATTATGCTTAATCTTCTGCATAGGGGCAGAACGTTTCATTCCCTTTTTCTTGGGTCCTTTCTTGGATCCAGAAGATGAACCCACAAGGAAAACAGATTTTTCCTTTTTCATGGTTGCTTCATAATTTGCAAACATATTGACTAGTTCTTCAAGGGTAGCCTCTAGCTTATTCATATTGAAGTTAACCATAAAATTGTCAAATGAGGAGGGGAGAGACAACAATATGACGTATGTCGATAGCTCGTGTGGAATAACCAAGTCATGGTTCACCAAATTTTCAATAAGCCCAATCATCTTAACTCCATGCTTATGGACCGAAGCCCCATCTCGCATACGAGTCGTCATGAGCTCCTTGACAGTCGCGTGCCTGACTGAATGAGTCTGTGCACCATACAACTCTTGTAGGTGTATGTGAATATCTTTAGCATCCACACTCTCCTCGAACCATCTTTGTAgttcatttgacattgaagccaacatATAACATCTTGCTTGAAGATTATGGTCCGACTATTTTTCAAGCTTTTCCAACTCATCAGGGGTGACATTAACAGGAGCCTCTTTTGGAGATGTCTTATCCAATGTATATGCAATCTTTTCAGATGTCAGTACAATCTTTAGATTTCTTAGCCAGTCATAATAGTTAGGTCCAGTTAATTTGTTCTTATCAAGTATCACAAATAATAGATTCCGAGATGCCATATTGAAAATATACTGAAATGAAAATAGATAATTAATATTactaattattttatataattcaTAAGACAAAATATGTGGACTTTTATATTTTGAATTACCTCCCATTATTTTTGACATTTCCATCACCCTCTAATGGAAATGAGAAATTATATTTCCTTAGTGACTACATAGAGTCCAAGTAGCCAATTGTGATCCCTGAATGATATTAGCCGATCATAATTTCCCAAAGGTAGAACTCAATTATATCATATGCAACCTCTATGTAATTCGCCTCATGTTTGCTAAGGGCCCAATAATATGACATCGATTATCTTTGCGTGTCAAGCAGACCCATCAATGTTAGATTGTAATGGACGGTCACCATACGTTCCCTCAATGATATGAGCCAAAGTCATGGGAGTTCCACCCAATCCACATCACTTATGTTAGTGGAAGACATAGCTTTCCGACATCCAGGCCTCCCCAATGATATGAGCCAGACACTGACCACGGGTAGATTTCATCATGCAACCACCGTTGATGGAAGACAGTGAAAAATTTactcttttattttttccctttatggcttgatataaattttgaatcatattcaaaatgagggatgttaatttaaatatttatattgtCACTCAGaagatataatatgttttatgtatgtTTGTCGAATTTAAGCAACTATGTTATAGAATAACATACATACATATATCTAATACTATATatcaaatatatcatattttaagGATGAGCAATCAGTAAGAGCCATTTTAATCATCCTTCTTTCATCGTATgcataatattaaatattttatatcaattaattaacaattaattaattgatcaacCTATTCTTCttgttaattatttaaatttgaccacaagattatcaactaaattgataaatcaatttatCTATAATCAATTTTGGTAAACTAATTATTATAGGTAAAATCATGTTTCACCCTAATATGTCACCAAATATTTTACGCGGTCAAACTAATTAATATGAACATATTTACTTTTGACTTAAAGTCTATACGATAACCAAtgataacttggctctgatatcaatGTTGGACCCGAATTCGAAATTCGATGATCGTGTTTCTATACTCATATACAAAgcggaaatttaaaattttatttgtaatttaacaattaaatcaaaggagtgttcgtatggtttttaaaataaacataagcatgatCTTTTTCTAAGCTTGCATTACAATCTAACCATATAACTAAGATCTTAAAAGCATAACAAAGATACACTATCATGTGATTGATTCATATAATgttaatttaatcattttatttatacatgctaaactatctaaaataaacatattagatcatttaagcataacataaataaaattattaacatGCATTAACATACATATGAATCATAGTACAAGCATAAACATACCTTCCAAACAGCCTGTGTTTGGGGATGACTCCAACTATTCCGGTTGTAGCAAAATAGCTTATCGTTGTTGTCATGATCTCGTACTTTCTTCGTCTAATCTGGTCCACGATCGGAGTCctctttccaacacttgatcgAACTAGAGATCAAGTGTCGTTTTTCGTCGAGTTGATCGAAACAACTTCCTCGAAGATGAGGAAAGGGCTACCCAATTACCTCTTCACAAGGGGTTGTCTAATAGCTCTCACCAAGGAGCTACACCTTCCGAAATTCTGCAAGAAGGTGGCCACCGGCAGTGCTTCTCGAAGAGGAGAAGTAACAAACAAGGAGATCGAACTTTTCAATGGAAGAGAGTAAAAAAAATCTCTATCTTCTTCTTTTGAAAGTGGTTACCAAAATTCTCCAAGTGAAGAACCTTACAACACTCCACGGAAGAAAAGCAAACAAAGATTTTTTCcaaggaaggaagaaggaaaaaaaaacttcacttctcaccccttagaggaattCTCCAAAGGAAAAACGTGGCTGCCAAATGGAGTTAATGGCATGAGTGGAGGAGATGGTGGGAAAAATGGATAACGTGGAGAGgtgatggaaaaaaaaaagaaaaaacaattttctcttttctttccaTACACGTTGAACCAAAATccatttattattaatttttttttaatttcattgtgTAATATTTTATGTATTGCATTTTCTCATGATGCAAACATTAATATATTACATTTTCATTTAGGCTTAAATTTTTAAAGCTCAATGTCTCTTCCATTTTTACCTAttggatttttagaatttttctagaaCCCAATAATATAAGTCCATTGTAATCATATCAACGATCCAATATCGTTGATACGGCAAACACATTTGTTCActattacaataatataaatcaaatttatatactttgtgTGGAACTCTTCTACTCTCCTTATTTCTATTGATTAGAAATCAATCTAacatttgatcacatcaaactttatttgtcaatacactatttgatcacatcaaactttaTTCACCAAATTCAACTACTTGAATTTGACTTTCTCAACGAGAAATAGGGAAACCAATACTTGTATGACTCTCAATGGTTTAGGGATACAACTAGACGTGggttcacaactctttgtgattcaaGACTATACTTGTCCTTTATTCGGGCATATCCTTAATAACCCCATCCTATGATTAACTCCTTAATTATAGGACatcagaactaattctgattaaCACCCAACGAATCATGGTAAGAGTGTCTAGCAGCACCGCCCCATGATTCCCTAGGTATCACTGAATAGTACCTATAAGAACTAGTCGATTATGGTTAACGTACAGTCTGGTTCCTTCATCTCATATATTCTGGTCGAATCTACAACCATTGGTACATCGAGGATTGTATATTGATTCGACAACCATGTTATATATCTTATAGTGATATCGCATGTGTAATTAGGAAATTCCTTTCCTAAAGTACATCTTACAGCTCTGATTAGATACTTCATTcactataaaataatatattacataggACATCCACACCTGTAGGTGCGCGGTGAATCCCCGACTACAATGCACTGACTCCTATATGTTTCGTTACTACACCTaatctcaccacctgatgacCCTATTAGAGTCGGTAAATGAGTCAAATTGGAGCCCCAACATATAGAGTCTCAGTGTTGTCCCGGGTCAAAAGGACTACTAGTGTACAACCACAATCAAAGATTTATCCACTCAATTAATGATAATCACTTGTAAAGTTTGTGTGAGGGATGTTCGATGAACTTATCATATGATCACCCATCtatatgtttgaacatctctatGTCCTTACCAATGAAACATGGTACACTACATCACAGATGCTAGTCTCTAGCTTAAGCAGCCTTTTATCCTTGTTTATTAGGTGACCCAATTGACTAGGAACAAATTTAGAATATATAGTGAATATTGATGCCTTTCATGATGACcactatagtatattcaaggaCTTTATATATTCATATAGCATgagtataaagataaagtaacgtcaaactgaattgaattatattaaaataattttttttttatttacaggAGTCTATAAAATCATAGCCAACAATTGGCTTTGCAGGGCACTTACTCTAACATGACTCATCCTgatattttctttgctattaacAAACTCTcacaatttatgcatgctccttcaAAGACGCATTAGAGCACTGTGAAGCGTCTACTTCGGTATCTCAATGGTACTAGGGATCTTGACATTCGTGTTCTTACGAATACACCTCTTACTATTCATGGGTTTTCTGATGCGGACTGAGCAAGAGATCTAGATGATCGGTGTTTTACAggtgcatttattatttttttaggtgTTAATCCGGTTTCCTAGAAATCTACCAAATAGTGCACGGTTGTGCACTCttcgactgaggctgaatatcaTGCCCTTGCCTCTGCGGCGTCTGAGATCCAATagattaagtcacttttgacatATCTACTTCTTCCAGTTACCACGCCTACTATGTTTTTCATTGATAATTTAGGTATCATATATTTTTCAGTTAATCCTGTTTTTCACTCTTGGATGAAACATCTAGCTATTGATTATCACTTTATTCGTGATCTGATGCAGACCTCCGAACTATGAGTTGCTCATATTCGTATAGAGGACCAGTTGGCTAATGCACTTACCAAGTCGGTTTCTCAACCTCGGCTATTTACTATTTGTAGCAAGATTTATGTCATTTCTCGGACACCATCTTGGGGGCATATTAGGGaacaattattattaataaatacttatttgtttcctagttattagggaattattattattaagaaatacttatttattttctagtattttatatgtttttttattttatgtgttTTCCTATTTTTCCCATGTAATAGTATTTATATAccacatattatcattaataaataAAGTGCATAAATTCTATCGTAAATATAGGGTATAAATGAAATCTATCTTCCAACTATAGTACTATATCAATTATATTATATACATAATAGCAGTAAGAGAGTTAACTCACTCCCAATGCAATGAGTAAGATATAACCTTAATTACCAAGGACcgaaaatatatttccttttaaggttttcttctctttccaaGTCGATATTGTTATTGTCATCAAACTAGAGTTTATTTCGTGCAGGATTCTTTTCGAGCACGTGTTGGTGTGGGTTATCAAACGCTGCAGAATTTGCTTTTGAATTTTTGCAAGTGGCAACCAAATAAAGCTCTTCTGCATGCTCTTCTTGACATGCTTGTGGATGGAAAATTTGACTTGGAAGAAAACG contains:
- the LOC122011082 gene encoding uncharacterized protein LOC122011082; translation: MSNELQRWFEESVDAKDIHIHLQELYGAQTHSVRHATVKELMTTRMRDGASVHKHGVKMIGLIENLVNHDLVIPHELSTYVILLSLPSSFDNFMVNFNMNKLEATLEELVNMFANYEATMKKEKSVFLVGSSSGSKKGPKKKGMKRSAPMQKIKHNKKSRPKKPNQSEHICFHCK